From a region of the Thermosipho melanesiensis BI429 genome:
- the ade gene encoding adenine deaminase: MKIKEIIPVALGEKTPDLLIKNVKLLNVYTGNIEKTNIAILKKRIAGIGNEYNVGKEIFNAKNLYAIPGLIDAHVHIESSMLSPIEFAKMILPNGTTTIIADPHEIANVLGVEGINYMIKATEGIPLNVYFAIPSAVPATFLETSGAILGAEDMVSLLEKYPFRLIALGEVMNYPGVLNCDRELITKIEILRHKYKKIDGHAPGLSGKQLNAYIDAFVRSDHECETKSEALEKLSKGMHIFIREGTAARNLRSLIPAVNILNHFFFSFCTDDRDPEDIYKRGHINQIVKEAIGQGLDPVIAIRMATINTAKYFNLRSMGAISPGYKSDIVLVDNLYDFNILYVIKDSKFVVKDGKIDLKIESVFKDVPTTIGKINITKNYSLKVKNRNKKIRIISIKKFSLITEESIVSPKVSKNEIISDVENDIVKIAVFDRHNASGFSIGFVKGTGIKNGAIATTIGHDSHNLAVLGTNDKDMELAIKRILEINGGIVVIKDKKVISELSLPIAGLMSDETYNTVIKKLQHLKKSIEKLGTKNDVLMNIHFLQLAVIPKLKITDKGLIDVENQKIVDLFVEV; the protein is encoded by the coding sequence ATGAAAATCAAAGAAATAATTCCAGTTGCATTGGGAGAAAAAACTCCTGATTTGTTAATAAAAAATGTAAAATTATTAAATGTATATACAGGAAATATAGAAAAAACCAATATTGCTATTTTAAAAAAGAGAATAGCTGGAATTGGAAATGAATACAACGTTGGAAAAGAAATATTTAATGCGAAAAATCTTTATGCTATTCCAGGTTTAATCGATGCGCATGTTCATATTGAAAGTTCTATGCTATCGCCAATTGAATTTGCAAAGATGATTTTACCGAATGGAACAACAACAATTATTGCCGATCCTCATGAAATAGCAAATGTTTTGGGGGTTGAAGGAATAAATTATATGATTAAGGCAACTGAAGGTATACCTCTTAATGTTTATTTTGCAATTCCTTCAGCAGTGCCTGCAACTTTTCTTGAAACCTCTGGTGCAATTTTAGGTGCTGAAGACATGGTTAGTCTCTTAGAAAAATACCCATTTAGGCTCATTGCTTTGGGAGAAGTAATGAACTATCCTGGAGTCTTGAATTGTGATAGAGAACTAATTACTAAAATTGAAATTTTAAGACATAAATACAAAAAAATTGATGGCCATGCCCCGGGATTATCTGGAAAACAGTTGAATGCATATATTGATGCATTTGTAAGATCAGATCATGAATGTGAAACTAAAAGCGAAGCCCTTGAAAAACTTTCTAAAGGTATGCATATATTCATTAGAGAAGGTACCGCTGCAAGGAATTTAAGATCACTTATTCCTGCCGTTAATATTTTAAACCACTTCTTTTTTTCTTTTTGTACTGATGATAGAGATCCAGAAGACATTTACAAAAGAGGTCATATCAATCAAATCGTTAAGGAGGCAATAGGCCAAGGTCTTGATCCTGTTATAGCCATTAGAATGGCTACAATAAATACTGCCAAATATTTTAACCTCAGAAGTATGGGAGCCATTTCTCCAGGTTACAAATCAGATATTGTATTGGTTGATAACCTTTACGATTTTAATATTCTCTATGTTATCAAAGATTCAAAATTTGTTGTTAAAGATGGAAAAATTGATTTAAAAATCGAAAGCGTTTTTAAAGATGTTCCAACTACAATAGGAAAAATCAACATAACGAAAAACTACTCGCTTAAAGTAAAAAACAGAAATAAAAAAATCAGGATTATTTCAATAAAGAAATTTTCCCTTATTACAGAAGAGAGCATTGTTTCTCCAAAAGTTTCCAAAAATGAAATTATTTCAGATGTTGAAAATGATATAGTAAAAATAGCGGTTTTTGACAGACACAACGCAAGTGGTTTTTCTATTGGATTTGTTAAGGGTACTGGAATTAAAAATGGTGCTATTGCAACTACCATTGGACATGATTCTCATAATTTAGCGGTACTTGGTACAAATGACAAAGATATGGAACTTGCAATAAAAAGAATTTTAGAGATAAATGGTGGGATTGTTGTCATTAAAGATAAAAAAGTAATTTCTGAACTTTCACTTCCTATCGCCGGATTAATGTCAGATGAAACCTACAATACAGTAATAAAAAAACTTCAGCATTTGAAAAAAAGCATTGAAAAGCTAGGAACAAAAAACGATGTACTAATGAATATCCATTTCTTACAGCTTGCAGTTATTCCAAAATTAAAAATAACGGACAAAGGTTTAATAGATGTTGAAAATCAAAAAATAGTTGATTTATTTGTGGAGGTGTAA
- a CDS encoding ABC transporter ATP-binding protein: protein MSEKKVLLRVENLVKYFPIRAGVFKRIVAWVKAVDDITFDVYEGETVGLVGESGCGKTTAGMTLLRLYEPTSGRIIVDDEDTTYYFMPKFKARRYLKKTYVDKFKSIESNKLTGIDKKYYELYKKFGENEFYNKLLSNISEKRSEFRKTMQIVFQDPYSSLNPRIRIKTIVSEGPVLHGVIKKSEVIDKVKSALEEVGIHGDHMYRFPHQFSGGQRQRIGIARALMMNPKLIVADEAVAALDVSIRSQVINLMIDLQKKHNLTYIFISHDLSVIKYISDRVIVMYLGKIVENASKKELFDNPLHPYTKALMSAIPVPDPEFKKNRIILKGDVPSPVNPPKGCRFHPRCPVAKDICSKEEPKLTEVRPGHFVACHFPGSL, encoded by the coding sequence ATGAGTGAAAAAAAAGTACTTCTTAGAGTAGAAAACTTGGTAAAGTACTTTCCAATTAGAGCGGGTGTTTTTAAGAGGATAGTAGCATGGGTAAAAGCCGTTGATGATATTACTTTTGATGTTTATGAAGGTGAAACTGTAGGATTGGTTGGTGAATCAGGGTGTGGTAAAACAACTGCAGGTATGACGTTACTTCGATTGTACGAACCAACTTCTGGTAGAATAATTGTTGATGATGAAGATACAACATATTATTTTATGCCAAAATTTAAAGCAAGAAGGTATTTAAAGAAAACTTACGTGGATAAGTTTAAAAGCATTGAGTCAAATAAATTAACGGGAATTGATAAAAAATATTACGAACTTTACAAAAAATTTGGTGAAAATGAATTCTATAATAAATTACTTTCAAATATTTCTGAAAAAAGGTCGGAATTTAGGAAGACAATGCAAATTGTTTTCCAAGACCCATATAGTTCTTTAAATCCAAGAATTAGGATAAAAACAATAGTTTCAGAAGGACCAGTGCTACATGGGGTAATTAAAAAATCTGAAGTAATAGATAAAGTAAAGTCTGCATTGGAAGAAGTTGGAATACATGGCGATCATATGTATAGATTTCCACATCAATTTTCTGGTGGTCAAAGACAAAGAATTGGAATTGCAAGAGCACTTATGATGAATCCAAAATTAATTGTAGCAGATGAAGCAGTTGCTGCGCTTGATGTATCGATTAGATCTCAAGTTATTAATCTTATGATTGATCTTCAAAAGAAACATAATCTTACATATATTTTCATTTCACACGATCTTTCAGTTATCAAATATATATCTGATAGAGTTATTGTTATGTATCTTGGAAAAATAGTTGAAAATGCGTCAAAAAAGGAATTGTTTGATAACCCATTACATCCATATACTAAAGCATTAATGAGTGCAATTCCAGTTCCAGATCCAGAATTTAAGAAGAATAGAATAATATTAAAGGGTGACGTTCCAAGTCCAGTAAATCCACCAAAAGGATGTAGGTTCCATCCAAGATGTCCTGTTGCAAAAGATATTTGTTCTAAAGAAGAGCCTAAACTTACAGAGGTAAGACCGGGACATTTTGTAGCTTGTCACTTCCCTGGTTCGTTGTAA
- a CDS encoding ABC transporter ATP-binding protein: MEKKPLLQVRNLKTYFHTEDGIVKAVDGVDFEVYPGETLGIVGESGSGKSVTSLSILRLLDPNGEILDGSEIIFDGKNLLELSEDEMRKIRGNDIAMIFQEPMVALNPVFTIGEQIMEAILLHQDVNKNQAREMAIDMLRKVGIPEPEKRVDEYPHELSGGMRQRAMIAMALSCRPKLLIADEPTTALDVTIQAQILDLMKQLQKEYGMAIIFITHDVGVIAENADRVVVMYGGMVMETAEVKELFKRMKHPYTWGLLNSIPRLDIEQDRLYNIPGIVPDPLHFPPGCRFNTRCEFADERCKKEIPPLQKVGEDHYSRCFYHQKVEEAQKLKKAGESA, translated from the coding sequence TTGGAAAAGAAACCATTATTGCAAGTGAGAAATTTAAAAACATATTTCCATACAGAAGATGGAATCGTAAAAGCTGTTGATGGTGTTGATTTTGAAGTATATCCTGGCGAAACTTTAGGAATTGTGGGTGAATCTGGAAGTGGTAAAAGTGTTACCTCGTTATCTATTTTAAGGTTATTGGACCCTAATGGTGAAATATTAGATGGTAGCGAGATAATATTCGATGGAAAAAATTTGTTAGAGCTTTCTGAAGATGAAATGAGAAAAATTAGAGGTAATGACATAGCAATGATTTTCCAAGAGCCAATGGTTGCGTTAAACCCAGTTTTTACAATTGGAGAGCAAATTATGGAAGCAATATTACTTCACCAAGATGTAAATAAAAACCAAGCAAGGGAAATGGCAATTGATATGCTTAGGAAAGTAGGAATACCAGAACCTGAAAAAAGAGTTGATGAATACCCTCATGAACTTTCAGGGGGAATGAGGCAACGTGCGATGATTGCTATGGCTCTTTCGTGTAGACCAAAATTATTAATTGCAGATGAGCCTACAACAGCCTTAGATGTCACAATTCAAGCACAAATACTCGATTTAATGAAACAATTACAAAAAGAATATGGTATGGCAATAATATTTATTACGCATGATGTCGGTGTAATAGCCGAAAATGCTGATAGAGTTGTGGTAATGTATGGTGGAATGGTAATGGAAACTGCGGAAGTTAAAGAATTATTTAAAAGAATGAAACATCCATATACTTGGGGATTATTAAACTCAATACCAAGGCTTGATATTGAACAAGATAGATTGTATAACATCCCGGGTATTGTGCCTGATCCATTGCATTTCCCACCTGGATGTAGATTTAACACAAGATGTGAGTTTGCTGATGAAAGATGTAAAAAAGAAATTCCGCCATTACAAAAAGTGGGGGAAGACCATTATTCAAGGTGTTTCTATCATCAAAAAGTTGAAGAAGCACAGAAACTTAAAAAGGCTGGTGAAAGTGCATGA
- a CDS encoding ABC transporter permease has product MNTEFKRTLKKLFRNPSAVLGFSLLIFFALVAIFAPLLAPPVNPMFPDENGNPMKLDDPYIMPILSWSSDPVPPSKDHPFGMIAGRDIYYGVIWGTRTAFKIGLTVVVLSTIIGLIIGSIAGYFGGWIDEILMRITDIFLSIPFLLAAMVLTTILGSGLDKVMIAMTIFGWMAVARLIRANILQVKEEQFVLAAKALGIKNYVIILRHVLPNTIFPVLVQATMRLGSLVITAAALSFLGLGAPIGYADWGSMLNYTRNYILGASGQAFAYWYTIFYPGMAMVLFVLAWNLVGDALRDVFDPKLK; this is encoded by the coding sequence ATGAACACAGAATTTAAGAGAACATTAAAAAAACTTTTTAGAAATCCCTCGGCAGTTTTAGGTTTTTCTTTACTGATATTTTTTGCTTTAGTTGCTATTTTTGCACCATTACTTGCACCACCTGTTAATCCAATGTTTCCAGATGAAAATGGTAATCCTATGAAATTGGATGATCCATATATTATGCCTATATTATCTTGGAGTTCCGATCCAGTACCACCGAGTAAAGATCATCCATTTGGTATGATAGCAGGTAGGGATATTTACTATGGTGTTATTTGGGGAACAAGAACAGCTTTCAAAATAGGTCTTACGGTTGTTGTTTTGTCAACTATTATAGGTTTAATTATTGGTTCAATTGCAGGATATTTTGGGGGTTGGATTGATGAAATATTGATGAGAATAACAGATATTTTTCTTTCCATTCCGTTTTTGCTAGCTGCAATGGTATTAACAACTATACTAGGAAGTGGTCTTGACAAGGTAATGATTGCAATGACTATTTTTGGATGGATGGCCGTTGCAAGGCTTATAAGGGCTAACATTTTGCAAGTAAAAGAAGAACAATTTGTTCTTGCAGCAAAAGCACTTGGAATTAAAAATTATGTTATTATTTTGAGACACGTTTTACCCAATACAATTTTCCCGGTTCTTGTTCAAGCAACAATGAGATTGGGGTCTCTTGTTATCACAGCAGCAGCATTATCTTTCTTAGGATTAGGTGCACCAATTGGATATGCGGACTGGGGTTCAATGTTAAATTACACAAGAAATTATATTTTAGGTGCAAGTGGGCAAGCTTTTGCTTATTGGTACACAATTTTTTATCCTGGCATGGCAATGGTTTTGTTCGTTCTTGCATGGAATTTGGTTGGCGATGCTTTGAGAGATGTATTTGATCCGAAATTGAAATAA
- a CDS encoding ABC transporter permease: protein MTAYIIRRLLLLPLILFGVTLIIFSFTEILGPEKMLSAYVNPNMFDKLSNEDLDKLIEQYGLNDPMWTRYFKWIGGVLKGDLGWSVTAKQPVADAIKERIPYTIELAMYAFIPVVIVGIWLGVVAAVNRDKFIDHFIRIFAIIGWSLPDFVFGLIVLMFFYSVLGWFPPGTLSGWAEEIVKSGEFHRFTKILTIDALINGRLDIFWDALRHLIGPILTISWLWWAYLLRITRSSMLEVLGKEYVRTARAKGVPEKEVIHKHAKKNAMIPVVTVAGAMVIGLLAGTVIVEVIFNRIGMGRFTAQAATQLDYAAILGSTLFYSTLLVIGNLVIDILYAILDPRIRLG, encoded by the coding sequence TTGACGGCGTATATTATCCGAAGGCTTTTGTTGTTACCCCTGATTTTATTTGGAGTAACTCTTATAATTTTCAGTTTTACGGAGATATTAGGTCCTGAAAAAATGTTATCTGCTTATGTAAATCCCAACATGTTTGATAAATTATCCAATGAAGATTTGGATAAACTTATTGAGCAGTATGGGCTAAATGATCCAATGTGGACTAGATATTTTAAATGGATTGGTGGAGTTTTGAAGGGTGATTTGGGTTGGTCGGTTACTGCTAAACAACCAGTTGCTGATGCAATTAAAGAAAGAATTCCTTATACTATAGAATTAGCTATGTATGCTTTTATCCCTGTAGTAATAGTAGGGATATGGTTAGGAGTTGTAGCTGCAGTAAATAGAGATAAGTTTATAGATCATTTTATTAGAATATTTGCAATAATTGGATGGTCGTTGCCTGATTTTGTATTCGGTTTAATCGTTTTAATGTTTTTTTATTCTGTGTTGGGGTGGTTTCCACCAGGTACATTAAGTGGATGGGCTGAAGAAATTGTAAAATCAGGAGAATTTCATAGATTTACAAAAATATTAACTATTGATGCTTTAATAAATGGCAGATTAGATATTTTTTGGGATGCATTAAGACATTTAATTGGACCAATTTTGACAATTTCATGGTTATGGTGGGCTTATTTGTTAAGAATTACAAGATCTAGTATGTTAGAAGTTCTTGGAAAAGAGTATGTGAGAACTGCTAGAGCGAAAGGTGTTCCAGAAAAAGAAGTTATTCATAAACATGCAAAGAAAAATGCAATGATACCAGTTGTTACAGTGGCAGGTGCTATGGTGATTGGTTTACTTGCAGGTACAGTAATTGTAGAAGTTATTTTTAACAGAATTGGTATGGGAAGATTTACTGCCCAAGCTGCAACACAGTTGGATTATGCCGCAATTTTGGGAAGTACCCTTTTCTATTCCACTTTGTTAGTAATTGGTAATCTTGTCATTGACATATTATATGCAATACTAGATCCAAGGATTAGACTCGGTTAA
- the uvrC gene encoding excinuclease ABC subunit UvrC — protein sequence MIDREILKNIPEKPGVYIFKRDKEYVYIGKSKNLKKRLNSHFSFKEEKSRLIVEESNKLETIIVKNEKESLLLEATLIYKYKPKYNVMLKESEPYPYIRISSDVFPYVEVTRNRDKDGKYFGPYTNVKFTRLFLEVLQKILNFRTCKKNIEKIKKPCLNYYLKTCVAPCVDENKNFKMYGEIIKRLEEVLSGDYEYIRNFIEAKMYHHAKMLDFENAAKYRDVLLAFNNIMINQGIVLRDKRNVDYIVFKDNMFLVLKVRSGVLTSKLLYEASLTFEEFIYQFYYGMKSDLPNKIVVSKQINLNFDVPIIVCREEDDKYLLEIALENLTEHIKSINFSKDILIKMKEILNLKKIPFRIEGTDISHRNGRFTVASLIVFENGYPKKDEYRRYKLGDILDDFESIRIFIRKRYTKHRPPDLFFVDGGKGQVNAAIGEFNKMNIDIDVVGIAKEEEVIVTKNKSFKLDPTDVVLRTLIFVRDETHRVANSFSGKLKNNEYKVSKLDSIKGIGPKRKKQLLMKFGTLKNIKSASLEELEEIVGKTIALRIKEEL from the coding sequence TTGATAGATAGAGAAATATTAAAAAATATTCCTGAGAAACCTGGTGTATATATTTTTAAAAGGGATAAAGAATATGTTTATATTGGAAAGTCGAAAAATTTAAAAAAGCGACTTAATTCTCATTTTTCTTTTAAAGAAGAAAAAAGTCGGCTTATAGTTGAAGAATCAAATAAATTAGAGACTATAATAGTAAAAAATGAGAAAGAATCATTGCTTTTAGAAGCAACATTAATTTACAAATATAAACCAAAGTATAATGTTATGCTAAAAGAAAGTGAACCGTATCCATACATAAGAATTTCATCTGATGTTTTTCCTTATGTTGAAGTAACTAGAAATAGAGATAAAGATGGTAAATATTTCGGGCCGTATACAAATGTAAAATTTACAAGGTTGTTTTTAGAAGTCTTGCAAAAGATTTTGAATTTTAGAACGTGTAAAAAAAATATTGAGAAAATAAAAAAGCCATGTTTGAATTATTACTTAAAAACGTGTGTAGCGCCGTGTGTAGATGAAAACAAAAATTTTAAAATGTATGGTGAGATAATTAAACGTTTGGAAGAGGTTTTAAGTGGTGATTATGAATATATTAGGAATTTTATTGAAGCAAAAATGTACCATCATGCGAAAATGCTAGATTTTGAGAATGCAGCAAAATATAGAGATGTGTTACTAGCATTTAATAATATTATGATAAATCAGGGGATTGTTTTAAGGGATAAAAGAAATGTGGACTACATTGTTTTTAAAGATAACATGTTTTTAGTCTTAAAGGTTAGAAGTGGTGTGTTAACTTCAAAACTTCTTTATGAAGCTTCATTAACTTTTGAAGAATTTATATATCAGTTTTATTATGGTATGAAAAGTGATTTGCCAAATAAAATAGTTGTCTCAAAACAAATTAATTTGAATTTTGATGTTCCAATAATTGTGTGTAGAGAGGAAGACGATAAATATCTTTTAGAAATAGCTTTAGAGAATTTAACTGAGCATATTAAATCAATTAATTTTAGTAAAGATATTTTAATTAAGATGAAAGAGATTTTAAATTTAAAAAAAATTCCATTTAGGATTGAGGGGACAGATATTTCACATAGAAATGGTAGATTTACAGTTGCTTCACTGATTGTTTTTGAAAATGGATATCCAAAAAAAGATGAATATAGAAGATATAAGCTTGGGGACATTTTAGATGATTTTGAAAGTATTAGAATTTTTATTAGAAAAAGATATACAAAACACCGACCACCAGATTTATTTTTTGTGGATGGTGGTAAGGGACAAGTTAATGCAGCAATTGGCGAATTTAATAAAATGAATATTGATATAGATGTTGTTGGAATTGCAAAGGAGGAAGAAGTAATAGTTACTAAAAATAAGAGCTTTAAACTTGATCCAACTGATGTTGTGTTAAGAACTTTAATTTTTGTAAGAGATGAAACTCATAGAGTTGCAAATTCTTTTAGTGGAAAGTTAAAAAATAATGAGTATAAAGTTAGTAAATTGGATAGTATTAAAGGAATTGGGCCAAAAAGAAAAAAACAGTTACTTATGAAATTTGGAACACTCAAAAACATTAAAAGTGCATCATTAGAGGAACTTGAAGAAATTGTAGGAAAAACAATAGCGTTAAGAATTAAGGAAGAATTGTGA
- the gcvH gene encoding glycine cleavage system protein GcvH, whose amino-acid sequence MKKYTKTHEWVDESGYVGITNHAQEELGDIVYVDLPKVGSEVKKGDILLSIESVKAATDVYSPVSGKIAEVNEELDSQPELINEDAEGKGWLVKIDFSDESELDELMTEEEYKKYLENEGGN is encoded by the coding sequence ATGAAAAAATATACAAAAACCCATGAATGGGTTGATGAGAGTGGGTATGTTGGAATTACCAATCACGCACAAGAAGAGCTTGGAGATATTGTTTATGTTGATCTTCCTAAAGTTGGTAGTGAAGTAAAAAAGGGTGATATACTACTTTCTATTGAGAGTGTTAAAGCTGCAACAGATGTTTATTCACCGGTAAGTGGAAAAATTGCAGAGGTAAACGAAGAATTAGATTCCCAACCCGAGTTAATTAACGAAGATGCGGAAGGAAAGGGTTGGTTAGTAAAGATAGATTTTTCAGATGAAAGTGAACTAGATGAGTTAATGACTGAAGAAGAATATAAAAAATATTTGGAAAATGAGGGTGGAAATTGA
- the feoB gene encoding ferrous iron transport protein B, whose protein sequence is MVISVALVGNPNVGKTSIFNRLVGARQYVANWPGVTVTKIEGATEWRGNTLHIIDLPGTYSLTSKTIDEQVARDYLFFSPPNVTVLIADSLNPEQSFYLLIELLEITNDVILVMNSIDEVKNKKIKIDKFELEKHFGVPVVFTSAKTGEGIDELKDKIVEVANGKHTKKVLFDYRELEKQISMVMDKIPENVFKNKRYAALKYLEGDEFFKEKIDKYVNFNNFNNFATEISKIRYEYVSYIIKEAYSGIELANVKNLSYKIDHILTHKFFGIPILLLIFYFVFKFTFEIVQPLSDFLDIALSNFAEYIKSFGDNMFFALIADGIIGGVGGVLVFVPNIFGLFLMLGILEESGYLPRAAFVLDRIMYKLKLSGRAFMSLILGFGCNVPSIMTARGLPDEKERIGTIISSPFISCSARLPVYIMIISIFFQGYKAEVLFSIYLISILLTAFSAYFVNKIFFKGENVPLIMELPRYRIPTVRNILIYMWNKGSHFLKKAGTIILVTSIAVWALTYFPNNGNVETSFASYVGKGLAYVLKPLGFDWKVGTALFFGGVAKEVIVSTFSMLYGFSEGDVLSAKSALAASMNPLTAYAFLIFVLLYIPCFATLATIKSETGSWKWMIFSIMYSFSLAYLFSYIIVFFGKIFIF, encoded by the coding sequence ATGGTGATATCAGTAGCATTGGTTGGAAATCCAAATGTTGGTAAAACTAGTATTTTCAATAGACTTGTTGGTGCAAGACAATACGTTGCAAATTGGCCGGGGGTTACTGTAACAAAAATTGAAGGGGCGACTGAGTGGCGCGGTAATACTTTACATATAATTGATTTACCTGGGACTTATTCATTAACTTCAAAAACTATTGATGAACAAGTAGCTAGAGACTATTTATTTTTTTCTCCACCTAATGTTACTGTGTTAATAGCAGATTCATTGAATCCTGAACAAAGTTTTTATCTTTTAATAGAGTTATTAGAAATAACAAATGATGTTATATTAGTTATGAATTCAATTGATGAAGTTAAAAATAAAAAGATAAAGATAGATAAGTTTGAATTGGAGAAACATTTTGGTGTGCCTGTGGTGTTTACTTCGGCAAAAACCGGAGAAGGTATTGATGAATTAAAAGATAAAATTGTTGAAGTTGCAAATGGAAAGCATACTAAAAAGGTTTTATTTGATTATCGTGAATTGGAAAAGCAAATAAGTATGGTTATGGATAAAATTCCTGAAAATGTTTTTAAAAATAAAAGATATGCAGCACTGAAATATTTAGAAGGTGATGAATTTTTTAAAGAAAAAATAGATAAATACGTAAATTTTAATAATTTTAATAATTTTGCTACTGAAATTTCTAAAATAAGGTATGAGTATGTAAGTTATATAATAAAAGAGGCATATAGTGGTATAGAGCTTGCTAATGTAAAAAATTTAAGTTATAAAATTGACCATATTTTAACACATAAATTTTTTGGTATTCCAATATTACTTCTTATCTTCTATTTTGTATTTAAATTTACTTTCGAAATAGTTCAACCACTGTCAGATTTTTTAGATATTGCTTTATCGAATTTTGCTGAATATATAAAATCATTTGGTGACAACATGTTTTTTGCTCTAATTGCGGATGGTATTATTGGAGGTGTGGGTGGTGTTCTGGTGTTTGTTCCAAATATTTTTGGATTATTTTTAATGCTTGGAATTTTAGAAGAATCAGGATATTTGCCGAGAGCAGCTTTTGTATTGGATAGGATTATGTATAAATTAAAATTATCTGGAAGGGCTTTTATGTCATTAATTTTAGGTTTTGGATGTAATGTTCCGTCTATAATGACTGCAAGAGGATTACCTGATGAGAAAGAAAGGATTGGAACAATTATTTCGTCTCCATTTATAAGTTGTAGTGCAAGATTACCTGTATATATAATGATAATTAGTATTTTCTTCCAGGGGTATAAAGCGGAAGTTCTTTTTAGTATTTATCTTATAAGTATATTATTAACTGCTTTTTCTGCGTATTTTGTAAACAAGATTTTTTTCAAGGGCGAAAATGTTCCACTAATAATGGAACTACCAAGATATAGAATCCCAACTGTAAGGAATATTCTAATATATATGTGGAATAAAGGAAGTCATTTTTTAAAGAAGGCAGGAACAATAATTTTGGTTACAAGTATTGCTGTATGGGCATTAACATATTTTCCAAATAATGGTAATGTTGAAACTAGCTTTGCATCTTATGTGGGAAAAGGTTTAGCATATGTATTAAAGCCACTTGGGTTTGATTGGAAAGTAGGAACCGCTTTGTTTTTTGGAGGTGTTGCAAAGGAAGTAATTGTTTCAACCTTTTCTATGTTATATGGCTTTTCAGAGGGGGATGTTTTATCTGCTAAATCTGCACTTGCAGCTTCTATGAATCCTTTAACTGCATATGCATTTCTCATATTTGTTTTGCTTTATATTCCTTGTTTTGCAACCCTTGCAACCATTAAATCTGAAACTGGAAGCTGGAAATGGATGATATTTTCCATTATGTATAGCTTTAGTTTAGCGTATTTATTTTCATATATTATTGTATTCTTTGGAAAAATATTTATTTTTTAA
- a CDS encoding FeoA family protein — protein sequence MTLEQVPECTKVKILSIRDSIIRNRILGLGIVPGCIVEVIRTSPLGDPRMYKVFNKMVSLRNSEAKIIEVSLIDESIPLIFASDGEYEVVELCGGRMFRRKMELLGVYVGKEISVINGNIKLNDEVINMGDGMKKKIILRRL from the coding sequence ATGACATTAGAACAGGTACCGGAATGTACGAAAGTGAAAATTTTATCAATAAGGGATTCTATAATTAGAAATAGAATTTTAGGATTAGGAATAGTTCCTGGTTGTATTGTTGAGGTAATTAGAACCTCACCTTTGGGAGATCCGAGAATGTATAAAGTGTTTAATAAAATGGTTTCTTTGAGAAATTCTGAGGCAAAAATAATAGAAGTTAGTTTAATTGATGAATCAATCCCATTAATTTTTGCATCTGATGGTGAATATGAAGTTGTAGAATTATGTGGAGGAAGAATGTTTAGAAGAAAGATGGAGCTTTTAGGTGTTTATGTAGGAAAAGAAATAAGTGTAATAAATGGAAATATTAAATTAAACGATGAAGTTATTAATATGGGGGATGGTATGAAAAAAAAGATAATTTTAAGGAGGTTATGA